Proteins from one Anopheles nili chromosome 2, idAnoNiliSN_F5_01, whole genome shotgun sequence genomic window:
- the LOC128731323 gene encoding methionine aminopeptidase 1, with translation MSDMAKHQCGTENCKKSATLQCPVCLKMGIQGSYFCSQDCFKGSWKDHKIFHLLAKGKESNAYNPWPYYTFSGKLRPFEQTPRRLVPESIPRPDYADHKKGRSESEEALRGNNIIKILDDEEIEGMRVACRLGREVLDEAARVCDVGVTTDEIDRVVHEACIEKECYPSPMNYYQFPKSCCTSVNEVICHGIPDLRPLEDGDLCNVDVTVYHRGFHGDLNETFFVGNVKEQHKKLVQVTHEALMKAIAIVKPGERYREIGNVIQKHVHSHGYSVVKSYCGHGIHRLFHTAPNVPHYAKNSAVGVMKPGHCFTIEPMISEGTWRDVSWPDDWTAVTADGLFSAQFEHTLLVTENGCDILTKRRNETGNPHFMDHM, from the exons ATGAGTGATATGGCGAAGCACCAGTGTGGAACGGAAAATTGCAAGAAGTCTGCTACTCTTCAGTGTCCTGTATGCCTGAAGATGGGCATTCAGGGATCGTATTTTTGTAGTCAAGACTGCTTCAAGGGCTCCTGGAAGGATCACAAGATCTTCCATCTCCTGGCTA AGGGCAAGGAATCGAATGCATACAATCCGTGGCCTTATTATACGTTCTCCGGCAAGTTACGTCCTTTTGAACAAACCCCAAGGCGCTTGGTTCCTGAGTCGATTCCGCGACCGGACTACGCAGATCACAAGAAAGGTCGATCAGAATCCGAAGAGGCCCTGCGGGGGAATAACATCATCAAGATTTTGGATGACGAAGAAATTGAGGGGATGCGCGTAGCTTGTAGACTGGGACGCGAAGTTTTGGACGAGGCGGCTAGAGTTTGCGATGTGGGTGTTACAACCGATGAAATCGATCGCGTAGTACATGAGGCTTGCATCGAGAAGGAGTGCTACCCTAGTCCGATGAATTACTATCAATTCCCTAAGTCCTGTTGCACCTCAGTGAATGAGGTCATTTGTCATGGAATTCCGGATCTACGTCCGTTAGAAGATGGCGATCTTTGTAACGTTGATGTTACAGTATACCATCGTGGGTTTCATGGAGATTTGAACGAAACGTTTTTTGTGGGTAATGTAAAggagcagcacaaaaaattGGTGCAGGTTACCCATGAGGCACTGATGAAGGCGATTGCAATTGTGAA ACCCGGTGAGCGCTATCGTGAAATCGGAAACGTTATACAGAAGCACGTGCATTCACATGGCTATAGTGTCGTCAAGAGTTATTGTGGACATGGAATCCACAGATTGTTTCACACTGCCCCAAATGTACCTCATTATGCCA AAAACTCCGCAGTTGGTGTTATGAAACCAGGCCATTGTTTCACGATTGAGCCTATGATATCGGAGGGCACTTGGCGGGACGTTTCGTGGCCGGATGACTGGACTGCGGTCACAGccgatggtttgttttcggctCAGTTTGAGCATACCCTGCTCGTTACTGAAAACGGTTGCGATATTTTAACAAAGCGAAGAAATGAAACTGGTAATCCACATTTCATGGATCATATGTAA
- the LOC128720854 gene encoding UDP-N-acetylglucosamine transferase subunit ALG13 homolog, protein MIKKPYKHVFVTVGTTEFEDLVQAVISVKVLKQLDCLGCETLTIQFGRGTEPRIESIENPTNIRVSGYGLKNSIGEDICRADLVISHAGAGSCIESLEAGKPLIVVVNETLMNNHQTELAERLSKDSHLFYCTPDTLLQTLTESNFNLLQKLGAGALDSFVNHLDKFMGFL, encoded by the coding sequence atgatcAAAAAGCCGTATAAACACGTTTTTGTCACAGTTGGTACAACTGAATTTGAGGATCTCGTACAAGCAGTAATCTCTGTGAAAGTTCTAAAACAGTTGGACTGTTTAGGCTGTGAAACCCTTACGATACAGTTTGGAAGAGGCACGGAACCACGAATAGAAAGTATTGAAAATCCTACGAACATTCGCGTTTCTGGCTATGGTCTCAAAAACAGTATTGGTGAGGATATATGCAGAGCGGATCTCGTTATCAGTCACGCTGGCGCTGGAAGTTGTATAGAATCTTTGGAAGCTGGGAAACCGCTAATTGTTGTGGTGAACGAGACTCTGATGAATAACCATCAAACGGAATTAGCCGAACGCCTCAGCAAGGACAGCCATCTATTTTATTGTACACCGGATACACTGCTACAAACATTAACGGAATCCAATTTCAACTTATTACAAAAACTTGGTGCCGGAGCGCTAGATAGCTTCGTAAATCATTTGGATAAATTTATGGGATTTCTGTAA
- the LOC128720843 gene encoding zinc finger protein 593 homolog, with protein MPYARKKMHSGDTHLRRRWRLRNRKKDLDEIDADLKSDPEKLLKQEVDLDKPGFGQFYCIHCATYYINDQAMQAHFRTKVHKRRLKALEIEPYTVEDSLRAAGQGSFVQPQKRKMETQPSLADVDDGKRIKVDTIMEEEKPAKQELSKAKKITDYKKVMEELK; from the coding sequence ATGCCTTACGCTCGTAAAAAAATGCACAGTGGCGATACACATCTTCGTCGTAGATGGAGGTTGAGAAATCGGAAAAAAGATTTGGACGAAATTGACGCTGATTTGAAGAGCGATCCAGAGAAACTGTTAAAACAAGAGGTTGATCTTGATAAACCAGGTTTTGGACAGTTCTACTGCATTCACTGTGCTACATACTATATCAACGATCAAGCAATGCAAGCCCATTTTCGGACAAAGGTGCACAAGCGACGTCTGAAAGCATTGGAAATTGAACCTTACACCGTCGAGGATTCGTTGCGAGCAGCAGGGCAAGGTAGCTTCGTGCAACCGCAAAAACGAAAGATGGAAACACAACCAAGTCTTGCTGATGTGGACGATGGTAAACGAATTAAAGTGGATACTATTATGGAAGAAGAGAAACCTGCAAAACAGGAACTGTCCAAGGCGAAAAAAATTACAGATTATAAGAAAGTGATGGAAgagttgaaataa
- the LOC128730383 gene encoding tolloid-like protein 2 yields MMGQPSVCRRNVRRGSHRLQPVSDLVRNRQPTTGCCGRWALPASPSRWVSIVMVIVFANQLTDGLELNETLITQRHQHHRFTIDELLDGRFPRSISGDIDMDPCKSSGFMGDIAMPNINYETEWQRQRMNKSLEQDIVKLKQEVYLEGLQVEEEGMTDVIRKNTKQRASTPLAGMTASTGGIRPGSSHESENSITDSSGEPPVRATIIDNRDNIIERREPPSEATGEPKQDEPKPGSAVGKKNATGTVRNIDHNRIQSDTKDIVIDSISDNIISGHHASRKAATFALPVKTTTTAPVAMMTTTTTTTSTTMVSIIESTTSEDSLTPGHTQLENANGVHVGGKTRRRHRRRRRQQQHTMASGILPATGIDSEALDGPAPRTVNKNSYHSRLERLRVELGTVTYSVRDRNLRSSQQHRFGREQNRDPMEPGTPRKKRRRTGTDGSKRKHHHQDDVVVSERGHVDGGDDTASFSRWMKKTRNEDEGTTADWQTHHHRAQHHHQQQQKQQQEQHHHHHAEHRQDEGDDGMNLHFRPEHKARAREAHPAGLVPVEDATESIYHGSEHHHRVARAATAKKERIWDFGVIPYEIDGNFSGMHKALFRQAMRHWENYTCIKFVERNPIDHPNYIVFTERACGCCSFVGKRGNGPQAISIGKNCDKFGIVVHELGHVVGFWHEHTRPDRENHVVIEKNNIVVGQEYNFNKLTEDEVNSLGLPYDYDSIMHYARNTFSKGTYLDTIFPIEMPGRKRPEIGQRLRLSEGDIAQANLLYKCAKCGRTFQENSASFTSPSYHSTSPPTEPERCEWRITATHGERIVLNITDLDIYKTNSCRSDYLEIRDGYWHKSPILGKFCGSGKVNELIRSTGSRMLLTYTTTFRQASMRGFAANYEAVCGGDMNLESGGRLESPNYPVDYLPNKECIWRITVPKDYQVALKFQSFEVENHDSCIYDYVEVRDGGTADSRVIGVFCGYKIPPDMKSTSNKLFVKFVSDSSVQKAGFSATFMKEVDECEHMDHGCEHECINTLGGYECACYIGYELHSDKKSCENACGGQLDTPNGTILSPSFPKEYPIMKECVWEIVALPQHKITLNFTHFDLEGNTFYQASECEYDYVAVLSKSPDGTLHKHGSYCGYNVPTPITSEWNILRVVFKSDKTIQKTGFAAVYFTDIDECAVNNGGCQQECKNTVGSYVCSCRNGYTLHDNGHDCKESGCKHEIFAPHGQILSPNYPDYYPPKKDCIWHFTTTPGHRIRLVFNVFDIEPHQECAYDHIVIYDGNSPDSHTLGRFCGAKIPHPISSSSNQMYMVFNTDTSVQRKGFFASHSTACGGRLKATEVKNHFYSHIKFGSGMYDNGADCEWTIVADSGQNVQLKFLSFELEEEKMCSYDYVEVYGGLDDESGPLHGKYCGNANPPEIISMHEALMVRFRSDDTVGFKGFSAAYVAIKSNDDVLTTDEEGSDSSDIIPFPGSLKTVFIKQGEDMDEEEDDDIDYEIYPSRPANSKVHIAVHNEIRSSQAID; encoded by the exons ATGATGGGCCAACCGTCGGTGTGCCGCCGTAACGTTCGCCGAGGGTCGCATCGGTTGCAACCGGTGTCGGATTTGGTGCGAAACCGTCAACCAACGACCGGTTGTTGCGGCCGCTGGGCGCTGCCTGCGAGTCCTTCGCGATGGGTCTCGATCGTCATGGTGATCGTTTTCGCTAATCAGCTTACCGACGGTCTGGAGCTGAACGAGACGTTGATAACGCAACGGCATCAGCACCACCGCTTCACGATTGACGAGCTGCTCGATGGACGCTTCCCGAGGAGCATCTCCGGTGACATCGATATGGATCCTTGCAAGTCGA GTGGATTTATGGGTGACATCGCGATGCCGAATATAAATTACGAAACCGAGTGGCAGCGGCAGCGGATGAACAAGAGCCTCGAGCAGGACATCGTCAAGCTGAAGCAGGAGGTCTACCTCGAAGGGCTGCAGGTCGAGGAGGAAGGCATGACGGACGTGATACGCAAGAACACGAAACAACGCGCCTCGACGCCGCTGGCCGGCATGACGGCATCGACGGGTGGCATCCGGCCAGGTTCGTCGCACGAGAGTGAAAACTCCATCACGGACAGCTCAGGCGAACCACCGGTCCGGGCGACCATCATCGACAACCGGGACAACATCATCGAACGCCGTGAACCACCCTCCGAGGCCACCGGCGAACCCAAGCAGGACGAACCGAAACCCGGTTCGGCTGTGGGCAAAAAGAACGCCACCGGTACCGTGCGGAACATCGACCACAACCGCATCCAGTCCGACACAAAGGACATCGTTATCGATTCGATCAGCGATAACATCATCAGCGGCCATCATGCCAGCAGGAAAGCGGCCACTTTTGCGTTACCGGTgaaaacgacgacaacggcaccggtggcgatgatgacgacgacgacgacgacgacttcGACGACGATGGTGTCCATCATTGAATCCACCACCAGCGAGGATTCGCTCACCCCAGGTCACACGCAGCTGGAAAACGCTAACGGTGTGcacgtgggtggaaaaacccgtCGACGTCATCGCCGCCGACGTCGCCAACAGCAACACACGATGGCCAGTGGCATCCTTCCGGCCACGGGTATCGATTCCGAAGCCCTCGATGGTCCAGCACCCAGGACAGTCAACAAAAACTCGTACCACTCGCGGTTGGAGCGTTTGCGTGTCGAGCTGGGCACGGTTACGTACTCGGTGCGAGATCGCAACCTACGCTCAAGCCAACAGCATCGTTTCGGGCGCGAACAGAACCGTGATCCAATGGAACCGGGCACTCCGAGGAAGAAACGACGTCGTACCGGAACCGATGgaagcaagcgcaagcaccaTCATCAGGATGATGTCGTCGTTAGCGAGCGCGGACACGTTGACGGTGGTGATGATACGGCCAGTTTCAGCAGGTGGATGAAGAAGACCCGTAACGAGGACGAAGGCACAACGGCTGATTGGCAAACCCATCATCACCGCGCtcaacatcaccaccagcagcagcagaagcagcagcaggagcagcatcatcatcatcacgctgAGCACCGGCAGGACGAAGGTGACGACGGAATGAATTTGCATTTCCGACCGGAACATAAAGCACGAGCCCGGGAAGCGCACCCGGCGGGTCTGGTACCTGTTGAGGATGCGACAGAAAG CATCTACCACGGATCGGAACACCATCACCGGGTGGCTCGGGCGGCTACGGCGAAAAAGGAGCGCATCTGGGACTTTGGCGTCATACCGTACGAGATCGATGGCAACTTCAGCGGGATGCACAAGGCGCTCTTTCGGCAGGCGATGCGCCACTGGGAAAACTACACCTGCATCAAGTTCGTCGAGCGCAACCCAATCGACCACCCAAACTACATCGTCTTCACCGAGCGTGCCTGTGG CTGCTGCTCGTTTGTCGGCAAACGTGGCAATGGACCGCAGGCGATTTCGATTGGCAAGAACTGCGACAAGTTCGGTATCGTCGTGCACGAGCTGGGCCACGTGGTGGGTTTCTGGCATGAGCATACGCGCCCGGACCGGGAAAACCATGTCGTGATTGAGAAGAACAACATCGTGGTCGGGCAGGAGTACAACTTCAACAAGCTGACGGAGGACGAGGTCAACTCGCTGGGGCTGCCGTACGATTACGACTCGATAATGCATTACGCGCGCAACACGTTCTCGAAGGGCACCTACCTGGACACGATCTTCCCGATCGAGATGCCGGGCCGGAAGCGGCCCGAAATTGGCCAACGGTTGCGGCTCAGCGAGGGCGATATCGCGCAAGCCAACCTGCTGTACAAGTGCGCCA AGTGTGGCCGGACGTTTCAGGAAAATTCGGCCAGCTTCACCTCACCATCGTACCACTCGACCTCAccgccaaccgaaccggaacgcTGCGAATGGCGCATCACGGCCACGCACGGCGAACGGATTGTGCTCAACATCACCGATCTG GATATTTACAAAACGAACAGCTGCCGGTCGGACTATCTGGAAATTCGGGACGGCTACTGGCACAAGTCACCCATCCTCGGAAAGTTCTGCGGTTCCGGCAAGGTGAACGAGCTGATCCGTTCCACTGGCAGCCGCATGCTGCTCACGTACACGACCACCTTCCGGCAGGCGTCGATGCGGGGCTTTGCCGCCAACTACGAAG CGGTGTGCGGTGGCGATATGAACCTCGAATCTGGCGGGCGCCTGGAATCACCGAACTACCCCGTCGACTATCTGCCGAACAAGGAGTGCATCTGGCGGATAACCGTCCCCAAGGACTACCAAGTCGCACTAAAGTTTCAATCGTTTGAAGTGGAAAACCACGATAGCTGCATTTACGACTACGTCGAGGTGCGCGACGGTGGCACGGCGGACTCGCGGGTTATTGGTGTCTTCTGTGGCTACAAAATACCGCCCGATATGAA GTCAACCTCTAACAAGCTGTTTGTGAAGTTCGTATCGGACAGCTCGGTGCAGAAGGCCGGATTTTCGGCCACTTTCATGAAGGAGGTGGACGAATGCGAACACATGGACCATGGTTGTGAGCACGAGTGCATCAACACGCTCGGGGGCTACGAGTGTGCGTGCTACATCGGGTACGAGCTGCACAGCGATAAGAAATCCTGCGAAA ATGCGTGCGGAGGCCAGCTGGACACGCCAAATGGAACGATCCTTTCGCCGTCCTTCCCGAAGGAGTACCCCATCATGAAGGAGTGCGTGTGGGAGATTGTGGCCCTGCCGCAGCACAAAATTACGCTCAACTTCACGCACTTCGATCTGGAGGGCAACACCTTCTACCAGGCGTCCGAGTGCGAGTACGATTACGTGGCCGTCCTGTCGAAAAGTCCGGACGGAACGCTCCACAAGCATGGTTCGTACTGTGGCTATAACGTGCCGACACCGATCACGTCCGAGTGGAACATCCTGCGGGTGGTGTTCAAGTCCGATAAAACGATCCAAAAGACGGGCTTTGCGGCGGTGTACTTTACCGACATCGATGAGTGTGCCGTCAATAATGGTGGGTGTCAGCAGGAGTGCAAGAATACGGTCGGATCGTACGTGTGCTCCTGCCGGAATGGTTACACGCTGCACGATAATGGCCACGATTGCAAGGAGAGTGGTTGCAAGCACGAGATCTTCGCACCGCACGGTCAAATCCTGAGCCCGAACTATCCGGATTACTATCCGCCGAAGAAGGACTGCATCTGGCATTTCACGACGACGCCCGGGCACCGGATACGGTTGGTGTTCAACGTATTCGATATCGAACCCCATCAG GAATGCGCGTACGATCACATCGTTATCTACGACGGAAACTCCCCGGACAGTCACACTTTGGGACGGTTCTGTGGTGCCAAAATTCCACACCCAATCTCGTCCTCGTCCAACCAGATGTACATGGTGTTCAACACGGACACGAGCGTACAGCGGAAGGGCTTTTTCGCGAGCCACTCGACCGCTTGTGGTGGCCGGCTGAAGGCAACCGAGGTTAAGAACCATTTCTACTCGCACATCAAGTTTGGCTCGGGCATGTACGACAACGGTGCGGACTGCGAGTGGACGATCGTGGCCGATTCCGGCCAAAACGTGCAGCTTAAGTTTCTGAGCTTCGAGCTGGAGGAGGAGAAGATGTGCTCGTACGACTACGTGGAGGTGTACGGTGGACTGGACGATGAAAGTGGACCCCTGCACGGGAAGTATTGCGGCAATGCG AACCCACCGGAAATTATATCGATGCATGAGGCGCTGATGGTGCGGTTCCGCTCGGACGATACGGTTGGGTTCAAGGGGTTCTCAGCGGCGTACGTGGCCATCAAGTCGAACGACGATGTCCTGACCACCGACGAAGAAGGTTCTGATAGCTCCGATATCATCCCGTTTCCCGGTTCACTAAAAACAGTGTTCATCAAACAGGGCGAAGATATggacgaggaggaggacgacgaTATCGATTATGAGATCTACCCGAGCCGGCCGGCCAACAGTAAGGTGCACATCGCGGTGCACAACGAAATACGCTCGTCTCAGGCGATTGACTGA